The Lipingzhangella halophila genome segment GCTGGAGGCGCCGAGCGGTGGCGCCTCGGAGCCGCGGATCCGGATCGACACCAGCCGCGCCTACGTCAACGATCCCGCGGGCCGGGTGGTCCACGAGATCGACTACAACGACGACCTCCGGGTGGCGCGCACCTTCGAGTTCGACATCACCCCCGACCTCATGGTCGAGACGGGGTGGTGACCGTGCGTCCGTCCACTCGTACCGCCGGGCGCCCCTCCCTCGCGCTCCTGGCGGCCTGCACCGCCGGGCTTGTCGGGATGACCGGATGCGCCGCCTTCTCGGGCGACCGTTCCGGCATCGTCGTCACCACCAACATCCTCGGCGACGTCACCCGCGCCATCGTCGGGGACGAGGCCGAGGTCACCGTGCTGATGAAACCCAACGCCGACCCGCACTCGTTCGGCATCTCCGCCGAGCAGGCCGCCTCGTTGGAGGAGGCCGAGCTTATCGTCTACAACGGGCTCGGCCTCGAAGAGGAGGTACTGCGCAACGTCTCCGCCGCCGAGGAGGCCGGCACGCCCGCCCTGGAGGTCGGGGCGAACGTCGACCCGATCGACTACGCCGGCGGCGACTCCGCCGGGGAGCCCGACCCGCACTTCTGGACCGACCCGCTGCGCATGGCCGACGCCGCCGACCGCATCGCCGGAGAGGTCACCGAGCGCGTTGACGGCGTGAACGAGGAACAGGTCCGCGCCAACGCCGAGGAGTACCGGTCCCGGGTCGAGGAGCTGCACGAGGAGACCACCGAACGCTTCGCCGATATCCCGCCGGAGCACCGGAGCCTGGTCACCAACCACCACGTGTTCGGCTACCTCGCCCAGCGCTACGACTTCGACGTCATCGGCGCGGTCGTGCCCAGCGGCACCACTCTGGCCTCGCCGAGCAGCGCGGACCTCAAGTCGTTGGCCGACGCCGTCGACGAGGCGGGTGTGCCCGCCGTCTTCGCGGACTCCTCGCAACCCGACCGTCTCGCCGAGGTCATGGCCGACGAGGCCGGAGTCGACATCGAGGTGGTGCCCCTGTTCTCCGAGTCGCTCACCGAGGAGGGCGGGGGAGGAGCCACCTACCTGGAGATGACCCGCTCGAACACCGACGCCATCGCCGAGAGCCTCGCGGGCCCCTGAGAACCCCCCAGCAGCAGTCGGTGCCGCGCTGCTCGCGCGTTACCGACCCCTGCGAGAGTTAGGAGTACGAGAATGGCACAGAGAAGTACGCACCGCTCCCTCGGCGGCCGCACCGCCGTCCCGGTGCTGCTCGCCGCGGGACTCGCGATGAGCGCATGCGGCAACCAGGCCGGGCCCGCTGACGAAGGGGGCGCGCCGGAGGTCACCGACGCCCTCGCGGCCACCTACGACGGCGGGATCCTGGTGATCGACGGTGCGACGTTGGAGGTCGTCGAGGACATCCCCCTCGACGGGTTCAACCGGCTCAACCCGGCCGGTGACGGTACACACGTGCTGGTGTCCACCTCCTCGGGGTTCCGGGTCCTCGACGCCGCGGGTGCCGAGCTCAGCGACGACGAGTTCGAGGCACCCGAACCCGGCCACGTCGTGCACCACGCGGGCAGGACGGTGCTCTTCTCCGACGGCACCGGCGAGATCACCATCATCGACCCCAACGACCTCGGGGACGGGCTGCCCGATACCGAGACGCACACCACCGAGGAGCCCCACCACGGTGTCGCCGTTGAGCTGGAGAACGGCGAGCTGCTGGTGACCCTCGGCGACGAGGACGAACGGCCCGGCATCCAGGTGCTCGACGCCGACGGCGAGGAGGTCACCCGCACCGAAGACTGCCCGGGTGTGCACGGTGAGGCCACCGCCCGGGACGAGGCGGTGATCGTCGGATGCGAGGACGGGCTCGTCATCTACCAGGACGGCGACATCACCAAGGTCGACAGCCCCGATGACTACGGCCGCATCGGCAACCAGGCCGGCGACGAGGAGTCGCCGTACGTGCTCGGCGACTACAAGACCGATCCCGACGCGGAGCTGGAGCGCCCCGAGCGGGTGTCCGTCACCGACACCGAGAACGGCGACCTCGAACTGGTGGACCTGGGCACGAGCTACAGCTTCCGCTCCCTTGGCCGGGGGCCCGACGGGGACGGGCTGGTCCTGGGCACCGACGGCGCGCTGCACCGGATCGACATGGAGTCCGCCGAGGTCACAGACTCCTACCCGGTGATCGACGACTGGACGGAGCCCATCGAGTGGCAGGACGCGCGGCCCACGCTGTTCGTACGTGACAGAACCGCCTACGTGACCGACCCCGGAGAGAACATGCTCTACGCGGTGGACACCGGTTCCGGTGAGGTCACCGGCGAGACCGAGCTTCCCGAGGCTCCCAACGAGTTCACCGGGTTGGCGACCGGCTGACCTCGTCCTCCTCCGGACCCCGCCGGCCCCGCCCCCGAGAGGGGCCGGCGGGGTCCGATGCCGGCGCGTCCGGTGCGACGCAGACGTCGATGCTCTCCCGGGTCCCCCACTGCACGATCCGGCGGCAGGTCAGCATCGCGTAGAGGTAGACCGGGCGCAGCACGATCAGGCGCCACGCCCCGGCCACCGGGGCCAGTAGGTACAGCAGGACGTGGTAGGCGGTGGACTCGTCGCTGCGCCGTACCGTGAAGATGCGCAGGGCCATGATGTAGTTGATGGCGGTGCCGATCACCAGCCCCGCCAGGGCGATATCCCGCCACTGCTCGCGCAGCGCCGGGTCGAGGAGGATGACGACCGGGATCACGAAGCCCAGCAGCAGGTGCAGGTACTCCGTCACGGTGCCCCAGAACACCACCCCGGCCAGCGGCATGTACCGCAGCCACCACAGGTGGCGGACGGTGGTCCCACGCATCCAGCGCAACTGCTGACCGAAGTAGTGGCCCAGCCGCTCGGGAACCAGGGTGAACACCAGCGACGAGGGCTGATGCACCGTATCGCCGCGCAGCAGCGCATAGAACGTGAGCATGGAGTCGTCGTTCATCTGCATCGGACGACCCCAGAAGTGCTCGTTCTCATAGGCGCCCGCCGCGGCGCGCACGGTTTCGCCGCGGTAGAACGCCAACGTGCCGGAATTGATCGTCACCCGGCGCAGTACCGATTGCGCGCTGCGGAGCCCTCGGGTGAACGGCAGGTACAACAGGCAGGTCAGGCGGGTCAAGAGTGTGGCCCGACTGTTGAGTACGATCACATGGCCCGCGACCGAGCACACCGCGGGATCGGCGAAGGGGTGCAGTCCTTCGCGTACGGCGTTGCGGTCCATGAT includes the following:
- the aztC gene encoding zinc ABC transporter substrate-binding protein AztC, whose amino-acid sequence is MVTVRPSTRTAGRPSLALLAACTAGLVGMTGCAAFSGDRSGIVVTTNILGDVTRAIVGDEAEVTVLMKPNADPHSFGISAEQAASLEEAELIVYNGLGLEEEVLRNVSAAEEAGTPALEVGANVDPIDYAGGDSAGEPDPHFWTDPLRMADAADRIAGEVTERVDGVNEEQVRANAEEYRSRVEELHEETTERFADIPPEHRSLVTNHHVFGYLAQRYDFDVIGAVVPSGTTLASPSSADLKSLADAVDEAGVPAVFADSSQPDRLAEVMADEAGVDIEVVPLFSESLTEEGGGGATYLEMTRSNTDAIAESLAGP
- the aztD gene encoding zinc metallochaperone AztD, translated to MAQRSTHRSLGGRTAVPVLLAAGLAMSACGNQAGPADEGGAPEVTDALAATYDGGILVIDGATLEVVEDIPLDGFNRLNPAGDGTHVLVSTSSGFRVLDAAGAELSDDEFEAPEPGHVVHHAGRTVLFSDGTGEITIIDPNDLGDGLPDTETHTTEEPHHGVAVELENGELLVTLGDEDERPGIQVLDADGEEVTRTEDCPGVHGEATARDEAVIVGCEDGLVIYQDGDITKVDSPDDYGRIGNQAGDEESPYVLGDYKTDPDAELERPERVSVTDTENGDLELVDLGTSYSFRSLGRGPDGDGLVLGTDGALHRIDMESAEVTDSYPVIDDWTEPIEWQDARPTLFVRDRTAYVTDPGENMLYAVDTGSGEVTGETELPEAPNEFTGLATG
- a CDS encoding glycosyltransferase, yielding MQRSSLPTADCAHPGVAIICGTLALLGFACWGAAHLVNAATAHAGGSVNLGMVWLVCFLLLWWVPLAWFDRPARVKATEREALDRLTVTVQVPVYNEDPRILRMCLRSVLEQSRPVQRVRVVDDGSADPATGEPMDYSRVRDEFLAQAAESGVKATWDRTANRGKRFAQMHVLADDPADVFVTLDSDSIMDRNAVREGLHPFADPAVCSVAGHVIVLNSRATLLTRLTCLLYLPFTRGLRSAQSVLRRVTINSGTLAFYRGETVRAAAGAYENEHFWGRPMQMNDDSMLTFYALLRGDTVHQPSSLVFTLVPERLGHYFGQQLRWMRGTTVRHLWWLRYMPLAGVVFWGTVTEYLHLLLGFVIPVVILLDPALREQWRDIALAGLVIGTAINYIMALRIFTVRRSDESTAYHVLLYLLAPVAGAWRLIVLRPVYLYAMLTCRRIVQWGTRESIDVCVAPDAPASDPAGPSRGRGRRGPEEDEVSRSPTR